The nucleotide window gaaactaatttagaaattttttaatgtaacaaaaataaaatttgagcatgatttgatttttaatataatcGAACACTAatcttaaaatgaaaaaaaaaatctgttttCTTTGCTCAATATGTGTAAACACATTAGTTTGGTACGTATCTTGTgcaattattttatgtattgcTTTTACTTGAAACTAATctagaaatttttttaatgtaacaaaaacaaaatttgagCATGATTTAAtctttaatataattgaatactattcttaaaatgaaacaaaattcaCTTTTCTTTCCTCAATACGTGTAAATACATTAGTTAGTTAAATGTCTTATgcaattattttatgtattgcTTTTGCTCGAAACtaatttggaatttttttaatgtaacaaaaacaaatttgggaatgatttgattttaaatatagTTGAATACTATTCTTAAAACGAAACaaaattctcttttctttcCTCAATATGTGTAAACACATAAGTTTGATAAGTATCTTGTgcaattattttatgtattgtttTTGCTCGAAACTAATTTAGAATTCTTTCTTAAtgtaaaaaaactaaatttgagcatgatttgatttttaatataattgaatattattcttaaaatgaaacaaaattcaCTTTTCTTTCCTCAATATGTGTAAACACAATAGTTTGGTAAGTGTTTTGTgcaattattttatgtattgcTTTTGCTCGAAActaatttagaatttttttaatgtaacaaaaacaaaatttgagaatgatttgaattttaatataattgaatactattcttaaaatgaaacaaaattctTTGTTATTTCCTAAATATGTGTAAACACATTAGTTTGGTAAGTGTCTTGTGCAATTATTTATGTACTGATTTGCCATGAAActgatttagaattttttttaatttaaaaaaattaaaatttgagcctgatttgatttttaatataattgaaagcaatataaaatttctactaaatatgGTTTCTTCCAAAATTGGAAAAAACTATAATATGCTTTTATAAGCATTGTAATGGCAATAATCATACACATATCTTCATTTTATattcaataaatatttgaattttattaataatgaaataatttttattatattattcaaatatttttaaaattaatatttcaaatttttttggccaatatttcaaattgtcacttgtttcaatatttatccttttacattcaaaaattaaaatatacaatttttcaaactttctttaaaaataCATTTGTTAATACTCTATGGTCAGTGTTTTTCATATAGATAATACTTACTTAAAtctaaatcaattaaattattttcctaataagaaaattttgactaaaaaaGATTTGTTCAACATAAGATTAGAGTCATAACTATATTAATCTCAAGATGATGGAATCTAATTTGATATCAAATCTACCCTCATTTATTTTTATGCCAAAATAGTACCCATGACAACTAAGTATTCtctaattcaaattatttaaaaatttatttgtaccCTATAAATAGAAGGCAATTCTTAGCAAAGAAACACACAACaacaataagaataataaatCCATTTCATCCCCCATATCCTAATAAACACAtttctcctcctcttcctcattTTTAACCATGGTTAGAAAGAAAGTGAAGTTGGCTTTCATTGAAAATAACACTGAGAGGAGAGTCTCATATAGAAAACGACAAAAGGGATTTTTAACCAAGGCTCGTGAACTCAACACCCTTTGCGATGTTGAATTGGCTACCTTAGTCAATAACCCTTACCACAATGAACCTGAGGTGTTTCCAAATCATGAAGTTGCTACCAGGATCTTTACAAAGTTTATCGATCTTCCAGAGGAGAAGAAATCAAAAAACATGAAAACACTAGAAAAGATAACCACGAAAAGGATCGAGAAAATTGAGAAGGaacttgagaaggtaaggaaggaaaacaagaaaatgGAGTATACAAACCAGATGTATGGATTGTTGAATGGTGAAGAGATGCCCAATAGTAGGCACCCAGAAGATCTCAACGATCTCTGTTATGTGATCAATAAAAAACTCAAACTGATAAATGATGGGATCAAAGCAAAAACTCATGAAGAAGGTTCTACATCAAATACTCCTCAACCTATTGCTGGACCGATGGATTCTGGTGGGACCAGCTTCGAGATGACATGGGCTCCTCTTTTGGCCCCTGTTGATTCTCCAGTACTATCCGAGATTCCTCTTTTGGTTTCATCTACTATACCTAGTGGGACCAACTTCGAGAGGCCAATGGCTCCTCTTAATTTGGTTCGTGATATAACTCCAACATCAATGGTTCCTCTGACGGCTCCATTGATGGTTCTTTCAAACGCTCCTGCTCAAATGCCTCAATTCATCTTCCCTTTGAGGAATCCTCCTCAAATGGTTCCACTTATGGATCTTTCGAAGGTTCCTTCTTTGTTATCTTCACAAAGGTATCCTGAAATGGCCTATCCAATCCTTCCAACAACAATGGCTTATCCAATGCCTTCACCGATGATTACTCCTCCAATAATGTCTAATTTAGTGTTTCCTCCAACGGCACCACAAATAGACCCTTTGATGAATATCCCCTCCATGAGTGCATCAGTGCCAATGGATAACAATGTTGATGGCTCATTAAGCATTCCACGGAGTCCTTCATTTTCTGAGTTACTGAGTTTGAATGATGATGAGATAATGACTTTACTTGATGATACATCATTCAACATTAATGTACAAGATCCAAATCACCACCACAACAACAACTTGTAAAGATATATGATCAATGTCTACTATTTATAAGTCTGTTAAGATCCATCTTATTGGAGTATATTTATACTTCCAACTTTAATTTCTTGCTTTGTCAAAAAGgttgtaatttattttgcttACTAAATAGGCTTTGTCTAGTTTTTTCACATAGAAGGTTAATTAAAGTTATTCTTCATATTTACTCtaagaaaatactttttatgtaTCGAATTTATCAGGCAATAGAGCCTCCTTGATCAATCCAATTATTGTCATCCTCTTTGATCTAATCTTGCTAGTAAGAGTTTAATTATAAGTAGATATGTCTGCACTTcagtttcaaaataaatttctaaGCATGACATTAGTTCAGAATAATTAGATCCAATGTCGATAAAGCCTTTAGGAACATCTACAAAGTGTGCtcattgccgctaaaaatacatacataGCGGTAATTGAGTTGTAATCGTTAATTAATTGCACAAACACTAAATATATTACTTGCCTTCatttatgttttgattttaaaatttatgttttgattttaaaatccTTAATCGAGTTGTATTGTTgccaaaatttataatcatgatggaaaaataaaaacaaaatgatGATGAATGAATTTTTAGGGGAGAAGATATTATTTTCttgagaaattaaagaagatattTAATCCAAATATTGCTAGGCAGGTTGAAATTTCTTCGCTCAACTAAGATTTTTACTTTATGTGGTTTAACTATTGAAGGACGTGCTTGTTTCTTCGTTATATTCAAATGCTTTAAAAAAAACACGTTGTTTTCCTTGGATaacatttaatatatatatatatatatgaaaaagaaaaccaaaaacagaaaaagaaaagaagaagttatATCCACATATATAACATTTCTTGGATcaagattattaattattttcctcCTTAAATAAAGTGTAATCACTCCAATTTCTGGAAGAGAGGAAATGGGATTTGGGagagaaaattcattttttatatttctctttGCAATGAGTTCAGTGGTGAAAACAACTTGCGTTTTCTTAGAGTTACTATTTCTAAAGATCactaaattttaagaatttatctagcaaagtcattgaactttattttgtataaaaaaaatcactcaacttagacctttatatcaataaaatctcCCAACTTTGAtctttgtatcaataaaatcactcttAATCCCGTGAATTTGTTACGATGTATTTTGGTTTAAACTTTACCTCACTCTAGCAACTCAtggaattaatatttttttgtttgcttatGATTAATTTAGTTATAAAgagttttttcaaaataaaataaaattaagagacccaaaaaagaaaagaaaagatattgTGAAGTTCAGTTAAAATGTGTTGGtattaaaattaagaataataTATAAGAACTTTATTTGGCTTATCTGGGAGATGGTGTTTGTTGATGGAATTAGATCTCGTCATAGATTGTCAAATTATTAACTTGAATCGTCTTTAATTAGTATGAATAgaattgttttgatttttatgtttgttaaaagCTAATTCATTTAGTCAGTTCATTAGCTTTGACGAGAATTGtgggagaaaaaaagaaagaagatgatgaaattCACATTTAAGGGTATGTTGTGGTAGACAAGTCAAAAAAGCATTaagagtgattttattgatacaaatgtgtaagttgagtgattttattgatacaaaacaaagtttaatgattttactagataaattttcaaagttgagtgacctttGGAGATATTAACTTCCTTTTCGTATATGGTTAAGGATAGAAGATTCGGCTAGATTTTAATTGCGATATTTTGTATGCTAAGCTTACTAACTTGCAAAAGATATTGTATGACATAGACTTACTTACTATGGttcataaaataagataaaagagATAATTCGGTTTAAATAGTGAGATTTTGGCCGTTAAATTTTTAGTACGCAAGTAATATTTATAGTATAACATAAATTTACTTATATGATTCATTAAAAATGATTAACAATACAACTAGAGTTAAATTGTGACCTTCTCACCGTTAAATTTTTTAACTTGCAATATGACATAATTTACACATAGGTTTTAAATAAAAGATGATTGAACTTCAACTAAGCTTAAGTTGTGATCTGTTAAACTTTTAACTCGCAAAGAATATATTTAGTATGACATATATACTTCTATGGTTGATAAAAAATGACGGAAGATTTTACTAGGTTTAAATTGTGACCTTTTAGCCATTTAATATCCATTTGCAATGTTataatataacatttttttctcataattgTAGCATGAATATGGAAAGAACAAAGATTCAACTAGGTTTAAATTGTGACCTTATTAACCCATTAAATTTAACTCACAAAAATATTGTATGTGATAATTATACTATATGTGATTGttgtttgttcttttatttttacttacatTACTTGTAGATTTTCTTATAGCGTAGATAAGGGAAAGACATGACAAGGAACATGAAACTTGTGTGAATGAAGAGATTAACCTAGCCTTTTTGAAAGAGCTAGAAagacttagaattggaaataatcattttaggaaagaatgaaaaatctggaaatttgttaagttatgttaaatttgagttttgggtcaacttcaaacaagcataactcctagatcagaaTGATTTAGGTGTGGTTCCAGATACCGTAGAaaagatcttggaattatctttccaacgccgccaagttcacgctattccaagttcgtatgagtgataTATGcatatttgaagttgggttgttcaaataaggaaagtctaaaccggattttagaaggttattttaaacttttcctttcccaattaatttaatttatttttaggagtttatttggggtataatcagaattagatcagtttagaAAATTGGAAATTCAGGCTAGGGCTtgtagaaaagagaaaagaggagaaaggagaagaaagttcaaaGTTTCGTCTATTTCTTGGAGATTTTcgtgtggatttcgccaagggaggtatgtgagatcacctAGCGTTgagttagttcacccacgtgccaatcatgattcaattcagtgaAGTTGTATAGTTTTGAAAGCAAAtcctatgagttcttgatattaattcgtttgaattcttgtgggttcttgttgtGGAAGTTTCTTGAGGTTGATTCATGTATTTAGGTGTGATTTCAAGTTGAATCTTgtatatattgagggtatagttgattttaagtgtttggggaaagaactaagtTGAAATAtggggtttagagttgaaaaacaaaggagaaaagtcggaaTTCACCTGGGCAAGAGTCTGGGGTGCCTCCCTAGCCATAGCGCCCCAAGTGGGGCACCGAAGTATGGGCTCTGGGGCGCCGTTCCAGCCAGTGTGCCCCACCCCATCCTCTGAAGTTTTAAGGCTGGCGCCTCGCGCCTCTCAGAGTGCTATGGACGCCAGTTCTTCCCACTTCTCCCccttctttccgtactagtttcTTAGCAacatacctatgtttcctacttgattccaacactccaaggtgcgtctaaacatcatgaaatcatccataaacatgagatcatgagccttgaatccataattcaatttgaggaaagttaagagtcaagttaagaagttaagaatcaagtcaagagaagttcatagagtttttcaaaactcttttacaaacgttttaacttcgttttaagacttaagctttgagttgactAATGAATAAGAGTaagagttcatttcttcaaagattatacaggaactaagtattcccaaaagttaaaatgttttcacatttgtgTAAGAAAGGAAACATTGATTTCAAAGAGAGCTtgtaagctaagttttgagtaattatctcaaaccaaagaaaaagttttgttttaaaaacatatgagctaagtatattttgggagaagtattgagcaccgatatgggaatgcgagttcataataactcaagtctccataaaccatgtagccatcatgggtagaaaggatcatactttttagaaaattccttagtgttttttagcatagactagtggatccacttagataaggcgttctatatgatggcaaagtataagaaagttctggcagcgtgggtgtAACATCTCgccaatttgaaataactaggaagaagttaagaattggaaataaccatttttggaaagaaaataaaaatctggaaatttgtcaAGTATGTTaggttgagtttttggtcaacttcaaacgaccataactcctagctcaggaggagttaggtgtgtttccagatatcttggaatgatctttccaacgctgccgaATTTGagcgatttcgagttcgtatgagtgagatatgcccattcgAAGTTGGGATGTTCagataaggaaatgtccaatccggatttttaatgggtgttttggtcttttccataccctattatttt belongs to Solanum stenotomum isolate F172 chromosome 1, ASM1918654v1, whole genome shotgun sequence and includes:
- the LOC125853705 gene encoding agamous-like MADS-box protein AGL80, yielding MVRKKVKLAFIENNTERRVSYRKRQKGFLTKARELNTLCDVELATLVNNPYHNEPEVFPNHEVATRIFTKFIDLPEEKKSKNMKTLEKITTKRIEKIEKELEKVRKENKKMEYTNQMYGLLNGEEMPNSRHPEDLNDLCYVINKKLKLINDGIKAKTHEEGSTSNTPQPIAGPMDSGGTSFEMTWAPLLAPVDSPVLSEIPLLVSSTIPSGTNFERPMAPLNLVRDITPTSMVPLTAPLMVLSNAPAQMPQFIFPLRNPPQMVPLMDLSKVPSLLSSQRYPEMAYPILPTTMAYPMPSPMITPPIMSNLVFPPTAPQIDPLMNIPSMSASVPMDNNVDGSLSIPRSPSFSELLSLNDDEIMTLLDDTSFNINVQDPNHHHNNNL